One Bombus pascuorum chromosome 4, iyBomPasc1.1, whole genome shotgun sequence DNA segment encodes these proteins:
- the LOC132905765 gene encoding sodium channel protein para isoform X35, translating to MSEDSDSVSEEERSLFRPFTRESLAAIEARIAEEHAKQKELEKKRAEGEVRYDDEDEDEGPQPDQMLEQGAPIPVRLHNEFPPELASTPLEDIDSFYHNQRTFVVISKGKDIFRFSATDAMWILDPFNPIRRVAIYILVHPLFSLFIITTILVNCILMIMPTTPTIESTEVIFTGIYTFESAVKVMARGFILQPFTYLRDAWNWLDFVVIALAYVTMGIDLGNLAALRTFRVLRALKTVAIVPGLKTIVGAVIESVKNLRDVIILTMFSLSVFALMGLQIYMGVLTQKCIKNFPEDGSWGNLTDENWERFVSNETNWYVDEAKNMPLCGNSSGAGQCLPGYTCLQGYGENPNYGYTSFDTFGWALLSAFRLMTQDYWENLYQLVLRSAGPWHMLFFIVIIFLGSFYLVNLILAIVAMSYDELQKKAEEEEAAEEEAIREAEEAALAKENKLAAQAAAREAAAVAAVAAADQIVKSPSDFSCHSYELFVGQEKGNDDNNKERMSIRSIESVSEHRVKQINNHTATTKPRKVSAASLSLPGSPFNLRRSSRGSHQFTIRNGRGRFVGPPGGDRKPLVLSTFLDAQEHLPYADDSNAVTPMSEENGTIVVPVYYANLGSRHSSYTSHASRLSYTSHGDLIGGIANAGKPMTKESQLRIRSVRPPSVNGHFTDSNQKYHYEGDLEDPMGKAKQQDNPFIEPSQQHAVVDMKDVMVLNDIIEQAAGRQSRTPEQGDDDEEGPKFKDKLLAAVLRCIDIFCVWDCCWLWLEFQKYVSLVVFDPFVELFITLCIVVNTLFMALDHHDMDKDMEKVLKTGNYFFTATFGIEATLKLIAMSPKYYFQEGWNIFDFIIVALSLLELGLEGVQGLSVLRSFRLLRVFKLAKSWPTLNLLISIMGRTVGALGNLTFVLCIIIFIFAVMGMQLFGKNYTDNVDRFPDGDLPRWNFTDFMHSFMIVFRVLCGEWIESMWDCMLVGDVSCIPFFLATVVIGNLVVLNLFLALLLSNFGSSNLSAPTADNDTNKIAEAIDRIARFIKWIKRNVLYLAKMMRAKLTNQISDQAPGEGPSNSWKEDGIDRDGDLDLADGELDAYRDKKSAKEINQLEVAIGDGMEFTIHGDLKNKLKKGKLCMNNSKVIANSINHRDYRLDNDYINQNEDDTISNKSYGSHKNRAFKDESHKGSMDSLDGEEKKDASKEDLEQEEDLGEEGEEGEGVLGDAIIQADEDPIESDYPADCCPENCYKKFPFLAGDDDAPFWQGWANLRLKTFQLIENKYFETAVILMILLSSMALALEDVHLQQRPILQDILYYMDRIFTVIFFLEMLIKWLALGFKKYFTNAWCWLDFIIVMLSLINLGAIWAGAADIPAFRSMRTLRALRPLRAVSRWEGMRVVVNALVQAIPSIFNVLLVCLIFWLIFAIMGVQLFAGKYFKCVDANKTTLSHEIIPDRNACLAENYTWENSPMNFDHVGKAYLCLFQVATFKGWIQIMNDAIDSRELNKQPIRETNIYMYFYFVFFIIFGSFFTLNLFIGVIIDNFNEQKKKAGGSLEMFMTEDQKKYYNAMKKMGSKKPLKAIPRPRWRPQAIVFEIVTDKKFDMIIMLFIGLNMLTMTLDHYQQTQTFSDVLDYLNMIFIVIFTSECLMKIFALRYHYFKEPWNLFDFVVVILSILGLVLSDIIEKYFVSPTLLRVVRVAKVGRVLRLVKGAKGIRTLLFALAMSLPALFNICLLLFLVMFIFAIFGMSFFMHVKDKSGLDDVYNFKTFGQSMILLFQMSTSAGWDGVLDGIINEEDCQEPNNEIGYPGNCGSSTIGIAYLLSYLVISFLIVINMYIAVILENYSQATEDVQEGLTDDDYDMYYEIWQQFDPDGTQYIRYDQLSDFLDVLEPPLQIHKPNKYKIVSMDIPICKGDMMFCVDILDALTKDFFARKGNPIEESAEIEVQTRPGEAGYEPVSSTLWRQREEYCARLIQNAWRKHKQQRLGGPSEESDDADTDPRVRQTAVLVESDGFVTKNGHRVVIHSRSPSVTSRTADV from the exons GTTCGGTATgacgacgaggacgaggacgaggGTCCTCAGCCGGATCAGATGCTCGAGCAAGGAGCACCGATTCCGGTCCGACTGCACAACGAATTTCCACCCGAGTTGGCCTCCACACCTCTCGAGGATATCGATAGCTTCTATCATAACCAAAGg ACCTTCGTCGTCATCAGCAAGGGAAAGGACATATTCAGGTTCTCAGCGACAGATGCGATGTGGATCCTCGACCCGTTCAACCCAATACGACGTGTGGCCATTTACATATTGGTTCACCCACTGTTCTCCCTCTTCATTATCACTACAATATTGGTTAACTGCATACTCATGATCATGCCCACTACGCCCACCATCGAGTCTACGGA AGTGATATTTACGGGCATCTACACATTTGAGTCCGCCGTTAAGGTGATGGCGAGGGGTTTCATTCTGCAGCCTTTTACCTATCTTAGAGATGCATGGAATTGGCTCGACTTCGTAGTTATAGCTTTAGC TTATGTGACGATGGGCATAGATCTAGGCAACCTTGCCGCTCTCAGGACATTTCGAGTCCTCCGAGCCTTGAAGACTGTCGCTATTGTACCAG GTCTGAAAACCATTGTCGGCGCTGTGATAGAATCCGTGAAGAACCTGCGCGATGTGATAATCCTGACGATGTTCTCTCTTTCCGTCTTTGCGCTGATGGGCCTCCAGATTTACATGGGGGTGCTCACGCAAAAGTGTATAAAGAACTTTCCCGAGGACGGCTCCTGGGGCAATCTCACCGATGAAAACTGGGAGCGATTCGTTAGCAATGAAA cTAATTGGTACGTGGACGAGGCGAAAAACATGCCTTTGTGTGGAAATTCATCTGGAGCAGG GCAGTGCCTTCCTGGCTACACGTGTTTACAAGGATACGGTGAAAATCCGAATTATGGTTACACGAGTTTCGACACCTTTGGCTGGGCTCTACTCTCCGCTTTTCGTTTGATGACGCAAGATTATTGGGAAAATCTGTATCAACTGGTGCTTAGATCGGCCGGTCCATGGCATATGTTGTTCTTTATCGTGATCATTTTCCTCGGCTCCTTTTATCTGGTTAACTTAATCCTCGCTATTGTCGCGATGTCTTATGACGAGTTGCAAAAGAAAGCTGAAGAAGAGGAAGCTGCTGAGGAAGAAGCCATAAGA GAAGCCGAGGAAGCAGCTCTAGCGAAAGAGAATAAGCTGGCGGCGCAGGCGGCGGCTCGGGAGGCGGCAGCCGTTGCGGCGGTGGCCGCCGCCGATCAGATCGTCAAATCACCGTCAGACTTCTCATGTCATAGCTATGAACTGTTTGTTGGTCAGGAAAAAGGGAACGACGATAACAACAAGGAGAGGATGAGCATACGTTCGATCGAGTCAGTCAGCGAGCATAGAGTGAAACAGATCAACAATCACACGGCCACCACTAAACCACGAAAAGTCAGCGCT GCGAGTCTTAGTCTGCCTGGTTCACCGTTCAATCTCCGTCGAAGCAGCCGCGGTAGCCATCAGTTCACGATCAGAAATGGCCGGGGCCGTTTCGTCGGACCGCCAGGAGGCGACCGGAAGCCGTTGGTCCTGTCGACGTTCCTCGACGCCCAGGAACACCTGCCATACGCGGACGACTCGAACGCGGTCACGCCAATGTCCGAGGAGAATGGCACGATCGTCGTGCCTGTCTACTACGCGAATCTTGGGTCCAGGCACTCGTCGTACACGTCGCACGCATCACGGCTTTCGTACACGTCCCATGGTGATTTGATCGGTGGAATAGCAAACGCGGGGAAACCGATGACGAAGGAGAGCCAGCTGAGAATCAGATCTGTCAGGCCACCATCCGTGAATGGCCATTTCACGGATTCTAATCAGAAGTACCATTAC GAGGGTGATCTAGAAGATCCTATGGGCAAGGCAAAGCAACAAGACAATCCGTTTATAGAGCCTTCGCAACAACATGCCGTAGTTGATATGAaag ACGTGATGGTGCTGAACGATATCATAGAACAGGCCGCGGGTCGACAGAGCAGAACACCGGAGCAAGGAG ACGACGATGAAGAAGGGCCAAAGTTTAAGGACAAATTGTTGGCCGCGGTGCTACGTTGCATCGATATCTTCTGCGTGTGGGATTGTTGCTGGTTGTGGCTTGAGTTTCAAAAATACGTGTCTCTTGTGGTGTTCGATCCATTCGTAGAGTTGTTCATCACCCTTTGTATCGTCGTCAATACATTGTTCATGGCGCTCGATCATCACGATATGGACAAGGATATGGAAAAAGTGCTCAAGACAGGAAACTAC ttCTTCACGGCAACATTCGGTATCGAGGCAACGCTGAAACTGATAGCAATGAGTCcgaaatattactttcaagaAGGATGGAATATTTTCGACTTCATTATCGTCGCTCTTTCGCTTCTGGAATTGGGATTAGAAGGTGTCCAAGGTCTCTCCGTATTGCGATCGTTCAGATTG TTAAGAGTGTTCAAACTGGCGAAGTCGTGGCCTACGTTGAATCTGCTAATTTCCATCATGGGCAGAACAGTAGGAGCGCTGGGTAACCTGACGTTCGTGTTATGTATCATCATCTTCATTTTCGCCGTGATGGGTATGCAATTGTTTGGGAAGAACTATACGGACAACGTCGATCGGTTCCCCGATGGAGATCTACCGAGATGGAATTTCACCGATTTTATGCATTCGTTCATGATCGTGTTTCGCGTACTCTGTGGAGAGTGGATCGAGTCTATGTGGGATTGTATGCTTGTGGGCGACGTCTCTTGCATACCATTCTTTCTGGCTACTGTTGTCATCGGTAATCTGGTT GTGCTGAATCTCTTCTTGGCTTTGTTGCTGAGCAACTTCGGTTCGTCGAATCTATCGGCGCCGACCGCGGACAACGATACGAACAAGATCGCGGAGGCGATCGATCGAATAGCACGATTTATTAAGTGGATCAAGCGAAATGTCCTTTATCTTGCTAAAATGATGCGAGCCAAACTCACCAATCAGATATCCGATCAGGCGCCAGGTGAGGGACCGTCCAACAGTTGGAAAGAAG ATGGAATTGATCGCGATGGGGACCTAGATCTTGCAGATGGAGAGCTGGATGCGTATAGAGATAAAAAGAGTGCCAAGGAGATAAACCAACTCGAAGTTGCTATCGGAGATGGAATGGAATTTACCATCCATG gAGATCTAAAGAATAAATTGAAGAAGGGTAAACTGTGCATGAACAACAGCAAAGTTATAGCAAATTCGATAAACCATCGTGACTACAGGCTGGACAACGATTATATTAATCAGAACGAGGATGATACCATCAg TAATAAATCATATGGCAGCCACAAGAATAGAGCGTTCAAGGACGAAAGTCATAAGGGAAGTATGGACTCGTTGGATGgtgaagaaaagaaggatGCGAGTAAAGAAGACCTGGAACAAGAAGAAG ATCTTGGAGAAGAGGGAGAGGAGGGAGAAGGCGTCCTAGGAGATGCAATTATCCAAGCAGACGAAGATCCCATCGAATCCGACTATCCGGCTGACTGTTGTCCAGAAAATTGTTACAAGAAATTCCCGTTCTTAGCTGGTGACGATGACGCTCCATTTTGGCAAGGTTGGGCCAACTTGAGACTGAAGACCTTCCAACTAATTGAGAACAAGTATTTTGAGACTGCCGTCATTTTGATGATCCTTTTGAGTAGTATGGCTCTC GCCTTGGAAGATGTGCATCTTCAACAACGACCCATTCTGCAAGATATCTTATACTACATGGACCGAATATTTACTGTGATTTTCTTCCTCGAAATGTTAATCAAATGGTTGGCTCTCGGCTTCAAAAAGTACTTCACGAACGCTTGGTGCTGGCTTGATTTCATCATTGTCATG CTCTCACTGATCAACTTGGGCGCCATCTGGGCAGGCGCCGCCGACATCCCGGCCTTCCGTTCCATGAGAACACTGAGGGCCTTGAGGCCTTTACGAGCCGTGTCACGATGGGAGGGCATGAGA GTAGTCGTCAACGCTTTGGTTCAAGCCATTCCATCCATTTTCAACGTGTTACTGGTGTGTCTTATCTTCTGGTTGATCTTCGCCATTATGGGTGTACAGCTTTTTGCCGGCAAATATTTCAAg TGCGTAGATGCCAATAAAACAACACTCAGCCACGAAATAATCCCTGACCGAAATGCCTGTTTGGCTGAGAACTATACCTGGGAGAATTCTCCGATGAATTTCGACCACGTAGGAAAGGCTTATCTGTGCTTGTTCCAAGTGGCCACGTTTAAAGGATGGATTCAGATCATGAATGACGCGATAGATTCTAGGGAG CTCAACAAACAACCAATTCGTGAAACAAACATCTACatgtatttctattttgtATTCTTCATTATATTCGGATCGTTTTTTACCCTTAATCTATTCATTGGTGTGATCATCGATAACTTCAACGAGCAGAAGAAAAAGGCGGGTGGTTCCCTCGAGATGTTCATGACGGAAGACcagaagaaatattacaacGCTATGAAAAAGATGGGTAGCAAGAAACCATTGAAAGCCATTCCACGTCCAAGA TGGAGGCCGCAGGCGATAGTGTTTGAAATAGTGACGGACAAAAAGTTCGATATGATAATCATGTTGTTCATCGGACTGAATATGCTTACGATGACGTTGGACCACTATCAACAAACTCAGACTTTCAGCGATGTTCTGGACTATCTAAACATGATATTCATTGTGATATTCACCAGCGAGTGTCTCATGAAGATCTTCGCTCTGCGTTACCACTATTTCAAGGAGCCATGGAACCTCTTTGattttgttgttgttatattgtcaatattag GTCTGGTTCTCAGCGATattattgagaaatatttcgtatcgCCGACCTTGCTCCGTGTAGTAAGGGTGGCAAAAGTCGGTCGTGTGCTTCGACTCGTAAAAGGTGCTAAGGGTATTCGAACTCTTCTCTTCGCCCTGGCGATGTCGTTACCAGCTCTCTTCAATATTTGCCTATTACTGTTTTTGGTGATGTTTATCTTCGCGATTTTTGGAATGTCATTCTTCATGCACGTGAAAGACAAGAGCGGACTGGATGATGTATACAATTTCAAAACGTTCGGCCAGTCGATGATATTGCTATTCCAG ATGTCAACGTCTGCCGGTTGGGATGGCGTCCTCGACGGTATAATAAACGAGGAGGACTGCCAGGAACCGAACAACGAGATAGGATATCCGGGCAACTGTGGTTCGTCCACGATCGGCATCGCCTATCTTCTCTCGTACCTGGTGATCAGCTTCTTGATCGTGATAAACATGTACATCGCCGTGATCTTGGAGAATTACTCCCAAGCTACCGAGGATGTGCAGGAGGGTCTGACGGATGACGACTACGACATGTACTACGAGATCTGGCAACAGTTCGACCCAGATGGAACGCAGTACATCAGATACGATCAGCTGTCCGATTTCTTGGACGTGCTGGAGCCGCCGTTACAGATACACAAGCCAAACAAGTATAAGATCGTATCTATGGACATCCCGATATGCAAGGGAGATATGATGTTCTGCGTAGACATTCTGGATGCTCTCACGAAAGACTTCTTCGCGCGCAAGGGTAATCCGATCGAGGAGTCGGCAGAGATCGAGGTTCAGACGCGTCCAGGTGAGGCTGGTTACGAACCAGTTTCCTCGACTCTGTGGCGTCAGCGTGAGGAGTATTGCGCGCGTCTGATTCAGAACGCCTGGAGAAAGCACAAGCAACAACGTCTAGGCGGACCAAGCGAAGAAAGCGACGACGCTGACACCGATCCACGGGTCAGACAGACCGCGGTCTTGGTCGAGAGTGACGGTTTCGTGACGAAAAATGGCCACAGAGTCGTCATACATAGCCGATCGCCGAGCGTAACCTCGAGAACCGCGGACGTCTGA